Part of the Candidatus Omnitrophota bacterium genome, CGATGTAATTACCCACCAAGGAAAATATAAAATATTTATGGAATTTTATATCCCCGCCCAAACTCCATTTATGAACAGGAACCGCCGGAATCATTTTTTTATCATATGTGCCGCCCTTAAAATATGCATCTGTAAACGTATAATTGGCAAAGAGTTTAATCCTTTCATCCCATTTCATGTCTGTGCTGAATTCTAATCCTCTGTGGATTGTCTTATCATAATTAGTATTATTGCCCGTTGTCGGCTCATAATATATCTCATTCCTAACTTTCATCATATAGCCGGTTAGCCCGATGAGGAAGTTTTTATTTAAACTATGGCGAATGCCGGCTTCGTAATTCTTTGCCGTCTGAGGGCCAAGGGCGGAATTTAGACCTCCTCCCGGCCCAAGCCCGTAGTCAAATTTATTCACATAAACTTCATCAACCAGCGGAAGGCGGAAGCTGTTGGCAAAACTTAAATAAACATTTGAGTCAGCACGGTAGTTATAATTTAGCGCGGCATTAAACACACTTTCCTTAAATCTGCTCTTTTCTGAACCAATTAAAACCGCTTCCTGTTCAAAGTTATAACGCGCAGTTTCGTACCGGGTCCCTCCGGTAAAGGAAAATTTATCGGTAAAATAAAACTGGTCCATTAAATAAAACCCGTAATCTTTCTTAGACAAAGTAAGCTTGTCAGGGTTACCGGCATAACTACCATCATTTATGTCTTGCTCTGCATCAAAATAGTCTATACCGGCGATAAACTTATTTCTATTCCTAAATATTTTATTTTCCAATAAATATTTTGAATTCATGGTATAGGTAACGGTATTTCTTTCGCTCATCCAAGAATACTTAACATTATTAAAGAATGTATCTCTTTTTCTTTTGGCCAAATCAACCTCAACTTTACCGAATTCATCCAAATCTCCTTCGATACCAAAGTCAATAAAATAGTCTCTAGACCTTGCAAAATCGTCGGGAGTAACCGATGCGCGCCTGTCCCTGGTATTTAATTCTCCGTCTAATAGCCCGCCGGGAAGTCCGTATTTATCTGTGTGATTCCCAAAAGTAAATCTGGTTTTTAAGCTCTCATTTAAGGAATATTTTAATTTTCCGTTAAAATCATTGCGTATCAGGTCACTATTTATTCTATATCCGTCTGTTCGATATTGTTCAAAAAGGCCTAAGCCGGAAAAATTTTCTTTATCAAGAGAAAGCTCAATGTTTTCTCCATAAGTCCCATAGCTACCCCCAAGTAAGCCTAATTTCAATTCATTTTTTCTATACGCGGGTTCTTTGGTAATTATATTAATTACACCTCCAGATGCGTTATCGCCATACAATACGCTCCCTGCGCCCCTGAGGATTTCAATTTTCTC contains:
- a CDS encoding TonB-dependent receptor, producing the protein MKRFRLKKVRQTLIVFAGLVLLSSSLCQAEDIDLERIVVTPNRNEEEMGKTPNNISVITKGQIERSKAKTIPELLSGQGSVIMRDYIGNGKTTNADIRGFGETGLSNVLVLVDGRRVNNIDLSGTDWTQIPVSMVEKIEILRGAGSVLYGDNASGGVINIITKEPAYRKNELKLGLLGGSYGTYGENIELSLDKENFSGLGLFEQYRTDGYRINSDLIRNDFNGKLKYSLNESLKTRFTFGNHTDKYGLPGGLLDGELNTRDRRASVTPDDFARSRDYFIDFGIEGDLDEFGKVEVDLAKRKRDTFFNNVKYSWMSERNTVTYTMNSKYLLENKIFRNRNKFIAGIDYFDAEQDINDGSYAGNPDKLTLSKKDYGFYLMDQFYFTDKFSFTGGTRYETARYNFEQEAVLIGSEKSRFKESVFNAALNYNYRADSNVYLSFANSFRLPLVDEVYVNKFDYGLGPGGGLNSALGPQTAKNYEAGIRHSLNKNFLIGLTGYMMKVRNEIYYEPTTGNNTNYDKTIHRGLEFSTDMKWDERIKLFANYTFTDAYFKGGTYDKKMIPAVPVHKWSLGGDIKFHKYFIFSLVGNYIGERYFISDQANVLPRMASYLTVDTKLIFDKGIVSAFLGINNLFNEEYYEYGAASFDRTYKNYYPAAERNFTVGGSIKF